Below is a window of Rhea pennata isolate bPtePen1 chromosome 2, bPtePen1.pri, whole genome shotgun sequence DNA.
cagttttactttaaaagcctttctgaaatgtgtttttttttttttttttttttttttttaatagcaccTGTTAAATAAGAACATCTTGGCAATTTAAAGTTTACTTTAAGGTTTTTTTGATGATTTCTTCACATTATTGAAGAACAGCTGGCAAATGACAACTATCATGCAAAAAATATCCTGgatatttgttttgtaatttcaAATGTCTTGCACTTCtgcacttaagaaaaaaagcgTCAAGAATGATTTTAATCTATGGTTATAAGCACATTTTAAATCCAATTTAGACTCAATTTTCAGGAATCTGTTTTTCAATTTCAACTGAAATTGAAGCAAATTCTCCTTAAGTGTTGTGATACCAAGCTACACAACCAGGCAAGAAAGTACAGAGCAACTGTTTTTAGCAATAGATACTGCATTGAAAGATACACATAACCACTTTTCTCATgaagttcaaatattttaaggattACATAATCTTTTTAGAACTGTGAGTTGAAATTTATTTGCTGAGCATTATCAACTTGATCAGTGgaaaatttcaaagcagaagtATGATACCACCAATTTGGCTTAAAAAGAATTCATcattgcatgtttttaaattgaTTACTTAACCTGAAAATAACCTAATAAACTGCACTGCTAAACAGTGATGCataaggattttatttatttaacattgCAGTATTAATTATAAACAAAAGTGCTACTTGCCTGATAAGGACAAGGAATATGGTACTGGTTACAGTGGTCGAAGACCCAAGTTGTTTCCCAGATTTTCCGATTCACCAGTTCATAGACATAACATCCAAGTAGTGCAACAAGTGGCACCAAGTATAACCCACTAAAAACTCCAATTCGAATCATAAATTTCTTTAGTTTCTCTTGGTTCCTGCCATCATGCTGTATGACTTGCCGCACATGATTTAAAGAGATAATACCAGctaaaagaagagagagaccAACAAAAACACAAAGGCACAATGGCAAAAGCACAAAGTACAGAGATGCATCCAGATCATAGAGACCCACAAAACAAACTCCACTGATATTGTCCCCTTCAACTTTGTTCATTGCAAGAAGCATAATGGTTAGAAAACCAGGTATCCCCCATGCAACTGCATGGAACCACATGGCCTTCTGTGCAATAGCTTCACAActccattttcttcctgcagcaagGAACCACGTGATTGTAAGAATCACCCACCATATAGTTCCTGCCATggtgaaaaaatacaaaaccatgAAGAGGACAGTACAGGCTTTGTTTTGAGAACCAAGAACCACTGTTTCACCAATTTCTAACTTATCATCTGCCTTGTTACAGGCAGTTCTATTTCCAAGTAAGAATCCAATAAAGTACATAAGAGACACTATGCTGTAACAGACTGAATAATATATGATTGGTCTCTCTGGGTATCTGAACCTTTTAACATCAATCAGAAAAGTCAGGAATGTGAAAAGAGTAgcacaaagacaaaaaattgAAACTATTCCAATGAAGCTTTTTGCAACATCCAATTCATAATTTTTGAAGTACATATTGGGACATGGGGGTGCACACTGATCAATTCCTAGAAACTTGTAGCCTTGTCCATTGGTAGTGTGTAGGTGTCGTGGACACCAGAATCCGTAATCCCTTCGGGTCTGTCCTGGGGTCTTCTGAGTTCCATGTACATTTGTGGttacagcagcaggagcagtctCGTCACAATTGACCAGTCTACATaaattaacaaaacagaaaataccttAATGACCCTTATAATCAACCATAATTTACAATTATtctttataaatatgaaaagaatTGCTTTTAAGCACTGTTAAATTTTATAGATGATGCAAAATATGACTTTGAGAATATAATCAGATGGCATGTTAAAAATAGCATACTTaagattttcagtttaaaagaaCATTCAAATACAGCTATTTAACTACTGCTCTCTGTTGATTTTAGGTATGAAGCACTTCCTACCTAAATTGCAATTGTTCTTTTATAGTTTCAGTCCACACTAAagttttacatatatattttatatgtgtgtatatatatatattttttatttttattttatatatatatataaaatttattttatttgtatttattttatttatttatatttattttatatattttatatatatatttaattttatatatatatatatatatatatacacattttttttttttttttacagtagaTTTTCTATCTGGATAACAATATACCAATGGAGATGCATTGCAAATGATCTAGTCAAAACACAAGTTTCCATCGAGAATAAAGAATGAAGGCTGACGGATCTAGAATTTATTGATGACTAGTGTATGATGCAATGGAATTATCAGGACTTTTTGTAATACTGACATCAGCAATGTAACATTACAGTAACACAAAAACTACCTAACTGAAAAAGACAAGCAAAGAAATAGGTGTAGCAGAAACTGATCAgtattttagcaattttttatagttttataaTGCTCATCTAAAAATTGCTCAAGACTCAGTTGCTTAAGGGTTGAATTGAACAAAATAagtggttttttattttttatgatttttcaaCGATTAGCCCTGTTGCTGGACAAGTCAAACAGCTAAGCGTTTACTCAGAATGGGATTCTTATTCATATGCATTTTGAGtttaagcatatatttaaaataacatttattgcATTATAGCTTTGAAAGTTAGATTCTCTTACCTCAAAACATGCTTTGTCAAGTGCTATGGGGGTCTGTCTGCAATAAATGTGCTGAccttaaaagtaaatattttttagcaCAGTTTGACCTAAAACACTTAAGTTGTTTCACTGCATTATTGTGAATCTAAATAAAgccagaatgaaaaataagaaaactgatTTGGTAACAGATTCTTTCACTAGCCATGGGACAGACCAGCATGCATAGGAGCAGTGCAAACTTTAGTCATCCAAGTCTTAACAGGCTTTGCGTACTTCTATAGGAATAAGAGCGCGTAACTCAATTACAGTTACTGCCCGTTGAAGCCCAAGCCTGTGCCAGCCCAACTTATGAGGATTCCCGCAGCTGTATCTTTGCCGTTTTCAGAATATTCTGCATTATATGGACTATTCTGTATGATGTATGGGGCAGAGATCATTTCACATATAAACAAAACAGGTAAATTTTCAGTAAACACTAGCAGTAACAGaataaatcaaagcaaagaCTGCtgtaaaaatggaatttaatcaaaaatataatttggaaCATATACTGAATAATTGGATTAACTAGTAAGtttcctgatttttcaaaataattctggAAGACATTTGCTGCACTGAGTGGCACTGCTACACCGAAGCTCACACCAGATGGAAAAGCTGACACCAGCCTCTAAAAATCTATAACTCAAGTTTTTCCACAAGACCGAAGGCAATAGAGTTAATGCCATCTTGTCAGTCACTTGGATATGGATTTCTAGCAGCATCATTGTGCAGGATTACTACTCTTGCTCTCCTGTAGCCCCATCACAAATTAGCAACTGTATGGAGGTTAGACACATGGTTAAGTTTCTAGCCCTTACTCCTTTCTTCTACTTCTTGCCCTTCCATatgctaaataaaaaatacctgGTCTTAAACATTTATAAGTATCTCCAGATGAAGGTCAGAATCTTAAGAAGAATATAATACAGTGTTTTTAGTGGTTTCCATTTAATATATAGggtccattttttttcctgaaatgcagtattttctgtCCTCTCTCTGGAACAAAGAcctgaaatactttgaaaaaaggTGAAGTCTTTGTGGAAAAGATTTCTGGCATGCAACacaggaaaagtaaaagattttatCTGAATGCCTACAAAGCACTAATAACGTAAACATTGAGTGCTTTATGTTTCATTGTTTCATaccagtaattatttttaaacccCCTGTGAAGTAGGTATTATTATTGCTAGttcagagatgagaaaacagAGTGAAATCTATGCTGTAACgtttaatgtttcatttaaatgttaaGAGTATGTAGAAAAAAGCCTCTGCAGAGATCTGAATAGTGAAGAGTATTCGCAGCTGCAGAACACTTGTTGCAGCTGGAATCAAAAGTGCTAAAAGGAAATGCAGGTGatcattttaataatgaaaaagtcttaataaaaataatactccTATACACTCAACACTGGTATCTTCACTGATGCGGAGGCTACAGCACAatgttttttaacattttgtctCAGATTTCCAATGTAGTCTAGATCAAATATGGTATGTTTGAAAATTCCACCTCCAATATCTGCCATATCAAAAAATACTATACCTGTTACATTCCAGCTCTTCAGGCCATGTGATACCAAAAGTGTCAATCAATTGTTTACAGTCAGAATATACTTTCTCACAGAGGCTTCGACAAGGGTGAATCACGTGAACTTGCTCCAGGCAGGCAGGGACAAACGCTTTGCACAGAAATGTGTGGATGTCTGGTGAACAGTGAAGATTCATAAGAGTAAGAAAAggctttgggaaagaaaaagactttggttagtgattttaaaaagataattcaAAGCAGTAAAACTAATTTTCATCACTGTGACTCTCATTTGT
It encodes the following:
- the FZD6 gene encoding frizzled-6 — translated: MGVPVCFVTCGFLLALVQGHSLFTCEPITISRCSGMTYNMTFFPNIMGHYDQDTAALQMEPFLTLMNLHCSPDIHTFLCKAFVPACLEQVHVIHPCRSLCEKVYSDCKQLIDTFGITWPEELECNRLVNCDETAPAAVTTNVHGTQKTPGQTRRDYGFWCPRHLHTTNGQGYKFLGIDQCAPPCPNMYFKNYELDVAKSFIGIVSIFCLCATLFTFLTFLIDVKRFRYPERPIIYYSVCYSIVSLMYFIGFLLGNRTACNKADDKLEIGETVVLGSQNKACTVLFMVLYFFTMAGTIWWVILTITWFLAAGRKWSCEAIAQKAMWFHAVAWGIPGFLTIMLLAMNKVEGDNISGVCFVGLYDLDASLYFVLLPLCLCVFVGLSLLLAGIISLNHVRQVIQHDGRNQEKLKKFMIRIGVFSGLYLVPLVALLGCYVYELVNRKIWETTWVFDHCNQYHIPCPYQAKALARPEIFLFLMKYLLTLIVGISPVFWVGSKKTCSEWANFFNRNRKRDPISESRRVLQESCEFFLRHNSKVKHKKKHYKSSSHRLKVISKSMGTSTGGTTNHGTSAAAITNHDYLSQETITEIKTSPETSEKEVEADGTSTQKVKEGDDLYGDQMLSSSKLTIDQVEKRGKVGNTCDMSSLSESMKRLGEGRITPKNDFTESLPLQSSSSQIPDVSQSGSMSLLVYSASDTRKELDSGNSLNP